In the Vicia villosa cultivar HV-30 ecotype Madison, WI unplaced genomic scaffold, Vvil1.0 ctg.001125F_1_1, whole genome shotgun sequence genome, AAGAGGCTTTGGGATTCAATAAAAACCACCCGGACATTAAAGAGTATACTGACAAAATAATTAAGATTATGCATAAACCAATCCTGATTAAACCAATTCAACATGCATAAACCAATCCTCTCTCTATTATTTCACTTTTTGCGGAAACAAAAGTTACATAAAGATAAagatatatatatgaaaaaattaaTCTCACACAAAAATAAGATTagagaaaagtgaaataaaacatgaaatagtagcataaaacaatattaaaaatattataataaaaaaatatatgagaataaagattagagaagatgaaaaagaaagagtaaaagagatgagagattagagaaaAATAGGTGCATTAAAAACGTAAATGTAAGGCTAAAtcataataggtttgagtttgagTTGAAAATGAGTTAGATGAAATTTgaattgtaacataatgcggttcgGTTCAATTTAGattggtttgtaaaatacaaaccgtaAATCAAACGAAACAATatgattttgttaaaaaatgactcaAAGATATCCGAATAAAATGTGATTTGATTTGATTAGCAATTTTCTATTAGGCCGATTCGATTTTGGACACCTATAATTTACTATGTCTAAACCAAATTGTTCACCTTACCAATTTCTAGTCAAACGAGTTCCACCACAAGACCCCatctaattttcaaaaacaaattatatGAAATATAAGTATCATCTAGTAGTACTAACAAAAAGATATTCTATATTAAAACTCTATTCATAACTTAAAATATCCATACTTAATAATTTCAACATCTTCAGATCAACTAGACTTTCCATAATAACAACTTTATTACACGTTAAAacaatagaaaataataatataattataaaacttCTGCAATCTAAAGCTACATTCCATTCCTCATTTCCTCTGCACAGAAGTTGCGATCTCTTCCTCCATTTTCCGAGCCATAACCTGAAGACCAACACGGTACTTTCCCACCAAATCCTCCAACCCCAAACCCTCAATAGGATCAACGGCGAAGAACCATTCAATCACACACCCACCGTCACCATCACCGTCAGCATCACCGATGATCCTCATCGTTGACTCATACGACTCAAACCCAATATTACAATCAACGATCTCATACGTAAGACACCGCTCAACATCATCAACGGCCAC is a window encoding:
- the LOC131633441 gene encoding lachrymatory-factor synthase-like; its protein translation is MEQELVQRWKGKVSTKLKNTTEHQAWPLIKDFFNLHKRFPNLATCYGIHGSNGEPGCIRYCAGFSLPSDGSQEVSWSKERLVAVDDVERCLTYEIVDCNIGFESYESTMRIIGDADGDGDGGCVIEWFFAVDPIEGLGLEDLVGKYRVGLQVMARKMEEEIATSVQRK